The Nitrospira sp. genome contains a region encoding:
- a CDS encoding DUF167 domain-containing protein: protein MVRDSERGALLTVRVQPNAPVTECVGMHGDAVKIRLAARPIDGAANEELIRFIADRCAVPRANVRVQAGAQSRHKRLCVKGVPARVLLARLLPRGGKGAEQI from the coding sequence ATCGTACGGGACAGTGAGCGCGGCGCGCTCCTCACCGTGCGTGTCCAACCCAACGCTCCGGTTACCGAATGTGTCGGCATGCACGGCGATGCGGTGAAGATCCGGCTGGCCGCTCGTCCGATTGACGGCGCCGCCAACGAGGAACTGATCCGGTTCATTGCCGATCGCTGTGCGGTCCCACGTGCGAACGTGCGCGTTCAGGCGGGAGCTCAGTCTCGGCACAAGCGACTGTGCGTGAAAGGGGTTCCGGCCCGGGTGCTGTTGGCTCGGTTGCTGCCACGGGGCGGGAAAGGAGCGGAGCAGATATGA
- a CDS encoding CbbQ/NirQ/NorQ/GpvN family protein yields MQQIREIDVADYRIAQEPFYAEVAGEVGLFTIAAEKKLPVMLKGPTGCGKTRFVQYMAYKLGRPLITVACHEDLTASDLVGRYLLKGQDTVWMDGPLTIGVKHGAIVYLDEVVEARKDTTVIIHPLSDDRRVLPIEKKGQILEAADDFMLVISYNPGYQSVLKDLKQSTKQRFLAIEFDYPAPEIETIVVQREAGVESVIAGNLVKLGRKVRNLRNHGLEEGVSTRLLIYAGTLIKQGVPPERACDVAVARPITDDADMQRTILEFVKAIF; encoded by the coding sequence ATGCAACAGATACGCGAAATCGACGTGGCAGACTATCGCATCGCCCAGGAGCCGTTTTATGCCGAAGTCGCCGGAGAGGTCGGTCTGTTCACCATTGCGGCCGAGAAAAAGCTGCCGGTCATGCTCAAGGGACCGACCGGCTGCGGGAAAACCCGCTTTGTCCAATACATGGCCTATAAGCTCGGCCGGCCGCTGATCACCGTCGCGTGTCACGAGGATCTCACTGCGTCCGACTTGGTCGGTCGCTATCTTCTCAAGGGACAGGATACGGTCTGGATGGATGGACCGCTGACGATCGGCGTGAAGCATGGGGCCATTGTCTATCTTGACGAGGTGGTGGAAGCCCGGAAAGACACTACCGTCATCATCCATCCTCTCAGTGATGACCGGCGGGTGCTGCCGATCGAGAAAAAAGGCCAAATCCTGGAAGCGGCCGACGATTTCATGTTGGTGATCTCCTATAACCCGGGGTATCAAAGTGTCCTCAAAGATCTGAAACAAAGCACGAAACAACGATTTCTGGCGATTGAATTCGACTACCCCGCGCCTGAGATCGAAACAATTGTGGTTCAGCGTGAGGCAGGTGTGGAGTCTGTGATTGCCGGGAATCTCGTCAAGCTCGGCAGAAAAGTGCGTAACCTCAGAAATCATGGGTTGGAGGAGGGAGTCAGCACCAGACTCTTGATCTATGCCGGCACACTGATCAAGCAAGGCGTGCCGCCGGAACGGGCCTGTGATGTCGCCGTCGCACGTCCGATTACCGATGATGCGGACATGCAACGCACCATACTGGAATTTGTCAAAGCCATCTTTTGA
- a CDS encoding PAS domain S-box protein, which translates to MTLPKASPPDVQVEAQAGGTPHRYSWLTFLIVWISVFALGNGIILFGAVERRLVAASGEELMLAAACVSDKLDQLLYERYGDTRMIARALANHIADQPYLTNYLKSIKLSYVPVYAWLGVTNRQGIMTASTESSLVGQDFSKNEWFQSARVDRKIVADDVGGHQADNGIETVAFTAPMLDPEGNFLGVVISRIAVTTVEEIALRTIRSLELRAGFVGAVEYQMITRHGDAFVDSDLAYKGNVNLREMGLPSAVVSRDGRTGFLEEDHLRRHVRAVTGFASSKGFRDFPGLNWTVLMRMDRDDVLHPIRSVLWKIGTVGIIVWLALVVFLLWTTARLRAEYRQAQQESAWARAAEAALRQSEERNRAIVDTALDGVITIDAAGIVTEWNAQATAIFGWTRDEALGKLLSETIIPERDREAHAHGIREYLRSGVGPVLNRRIEIAARHKDGHEFPVELAVSPARIGETYMFSAFVRDITDRRWAERRLASQYAVTRVLSEAVTIEEAVPRIIEAVGESLEWDLGVFWRVDKHTGTLRCLHHWQTGAICADEFVAMDQGQSFKPGIGLPGRIWECGRPVWIRDVALDSTFVRADLAAKTGLHGAFGFPIRIGGEIEGVIEFFTHQIREPDGELLSMIADVALKIGQFGERTRAEEALRQTEAQLRQAQKMEAVGRLAGGVAHDFNNLLTVIRGYSELILSRLAQGDASRREMEEVKKAADRAAGLTSQLLAFSRRQFVATKVVDLNAIVMNMDGMLRRLLGEDIIELCADLQTKLGSIKADPGQIEQVIMNLAVNARDAMPTGGKVTIETRNVTIGKGPRRETMMLDQGSYVLLAIRDTGQGMSEETQSHLFEPFFTTKEKGKGTGLGLSTVYGIVKQSGGTIGIESKLGLGTTCKIFFPRVEEAAQAVPVGSGNVGRAIGRETILVVEDDPSVRGLVQDALRLSGYEVLVARHGIEALLTGAKHMGPIHLLLTDVAMPQMSGPEVAEKLTVVRPEIKVLYMSGYPDHPVFAQGGVKRDTAFLQKPFTPNILTQKVREVLDGKKVA; encoded by the coding sequence ATGACATTGCCGAAGGCTTCGCCACCGGATGTGCAAGTGGAGGCACAAGCGGGAGGCACACCCCACCGGTATAGCTGGCTCACATTTCTGATCGTCTGGATCAGCGTGTTCGCGCTGGGGAACGGCATCATTCTTTTTGGTGCCGTCGAGCGTCGACTCGTCGCCGCCTCCGGAGAAGAGCTGATGCTGGCGGCGGCCTGTGTGTCGGACAAACTGGATCAACTGCTATACGAGCGCTACGGCGATACCCGGATGATAGCCCGGGCGCTGGCCAATCATATCGCCGACCAGCCTTACCTGACGAACTACCTCAAGTCGATCAAATTGAGCTACGTACCGGTCTATGCCTGGTTGGGGGTGACAAACCGACAAGGCATCATGACGGCTTCCACGGAAAGCTCACTGGTCGGGCAAGATTTCAGCAAGAACGAGTGGTTTCAGTCTGCTCGGGTGGATCGGAAAATTGTAGCCGACGATGTCGGGGGCCATCAGGCGGACAATGGGATCGAAACGGTGGCCTTCACCGCGCCGATGCTCGACCCGGAAGGCAACTTCCTGGGCGTAGTGATCAGCCGGATCGCGGTGACTACGGTCGAAGAGATCGCCCTCCGGACGATCCGATCCCTGGAACTCCGTGCAGGGTTTGTGGGGGCGGTTGAATATCAGATGATCACCCGACACGGTGACGCTTTCGTGGATTCCGACTTGGCCTACAAGGGCAACGTGAATCTGCGGGAGATGGGGCTGCCCTCCGCCGTGGTGAGCCGGGACGGCCGGACCGGATTCCTCGAAGAAGATCACCTGCGGCGGCATGTCCGGGCTGTCACCGGCTTTGCCTCGTCCAAGGGGTTCAGGGATTTTCCCGGCCTCAACTGGACGGTGTTGATGCGCATGGATCGCGACGATGTGCTCCACCCGATCCGATCCGTGCTGTGGAAGATCGGGACAGTCGGTATCATCGTCTGGTTGGCCTTGGTCGTGTTCCTGCTGTGGACGACGGCGCGATTGCGCGCAGAATATCGCCAAGCCCAACAGGAAAGCGCATGGGCGAGAGCCGCGGAAGCAGCGTTGCGGCAAAGTGAGGAACGGAATCGAGCAATCGTCGATACGGCGCTCGATGGAGTGATTACCATCGATGCTGCCGGGATCGTGACGGAGTGGAACGCCCAGGCCACGGCTATATTTGGGTGGACCCGCGACGAAGCGCTTGGGAAATTGCTTTCAGAAACCATCATCCCTGAACGCGATCGAGAGGCCCACGCTCACGGGATCCGGGAGTATCTTAGGAGCGGGGTCGGTCCCGTGCTGAATCGGCGGATTGAGATTGCTGCCCGCCACAAAGATGGTCACGAGTTCCCTGTTGAGCTCGCCGTCTCGCCGGCGCGCATCGGCGAAACGTATATGTTCAGCGCCTTCGTCCGCGACATCACGGACCGCCGCTGGGCGGAACGTCGCCTTGCCTCGCAGTATGCGGTCACGCGCGTGCTCTCCGAGGCCGTGACGATCGAGGAAGCGGTCCCAAGAATCATTGAAGCCGTCGGAGAGAGTCTTGAATGGGATCTGGGTGTCTTTTGGCGAGTGGACAAACACACGGGGACATTACGGTGTCTCCATCATTGGCAAACAGGGGCGATCTGTGCCGATGAGTTCGTGGCAATGGATCAGGGTCAGAGCTTTAAGCCAGGGATAGGGTTGCCGGGTCGGATTTGGGAATGCGGACGACCGGTGTGGATCAGAGATGTAGCGCTCGATTCCACCTTTGTGCGAGCGGATCTCGCGGCCAAGACGGGGCTTCACGGAGCCTTTGGGTTTCCCATTCGTATCGGAGGTGAGATCGAGGGCGTCATCGAGTTCTTCACCCATCAGATACGCGAGCCGGATGGGGAACTGCTGAGCATGATCGCCGATGTCGCCCTCAAAATCGGGCAGTTCGGGGAACGCACCAGAGCCGAGGAAGCGTTGCGCCAGACCGAGGCGCAATTGCGCCAGGCGCAGAAGATGGAGGCTGTGGGACGCCTTGCCGGCGGCGTCGCCCATGACTTTAACAATCTGCTGACTGTGATCCGTGGGTATAGCGAGCTGATCCTCAGCCGCTTGGCGCAGGGCGATGCTTCGCGACGCGAAATGGAAGAAGTGAAAAAAGCCGCCGACCGGGCTGCCGGACTCACCAGCCAGCTGCTGGCCTTCAGCCGACGGCAGTTCGTGGCCACGAAGGTTGTCGACCTGAACGCGATTGTCATGAACATGGACGGCATGCTCCGGCGATTGTTGGGTGAGGACATCATTGAACTCTGCGCCGACCTCCAAACGAAATTGGGATCGATCAAGGCCGATCCGGGGCAGATCGAGCAGGTGATCATGAATCTTGCCGTCAACGCTCGGGATGCCATGCCGACGGGAGGTAAGGTGACGATCGAGACCCGAAACGTCACGATCGGGAAAGGCCCTCGGCGCGAAACGATGATGCTCGATCAAGGATCTTACGTGCTCTTGGCGATCCGGGATACGGGACAGGGCATGAGCGAAGAAACCCAATCGCATTTATTTGAGCCGTTTTTTACCACGAAAGAGAAGGGGAAGGGGACGGGGCTCGGATTGTCTACCGTGTACGGTATCGTGAAGCAAAGCGGTGGAACGATCGGGATTGAGAGCAAACTGGGGTTGGGAACCACCTGCAAGATCTTTTTCCCGAGAGTCGAAGAGGCCGCGCAGGCCGTGCCGGTCGGCAGCGGAAACGTAGGCCGAGCCATCGGACGAGAAACGATCCTCGTCGTTGAAGACGACCCGTCGGTTCGTGGGCTTGTGCAGGATGCCCTTCGCCTGAGCGGGTATGAGGTCTTAGTGGCGCGTCATGGGATCGAAGCGCTCCTGACCGGCGCGAAGCACATGGGCCCGATTCATTTGTTGCTGACCGACGTCGCGATGCCGCAGATGAGCGGGCCTGAGGTTGCGGAAAAACTGACGGTTGTGCGGCCGGAGATCAAAGTTTTGTATATGTCTGGCTATCCCGATCATCCGGTGTTCGCGCAAGGAGGAGTGAAACGAGATACGGCGTTTCTCCAGAAACCATTCACACCGAATATCCTCACGCAAAAAGTTCGTGAAGTCCTCGACGGGAAGAAGGTTGCCTAG
- a CDS encoding DUF2156 domain-containing protein, with translation MNLITLDSKLLMRTLPQLVPDSTCLRCDVCCRFPEADSFLRPYFTRQEIADAVRHGVSDSFFPDKSGTQVNLVENSAGEGYLCPAFDGASGRCGIYDVRPLDCQLYPLALMWDASGQEILLGWDTKCPFMREESSDAIRVYAEHAATFLESDPIVERIVAHPRLIGPFQDDVVVLRTLSHLTARLAPRRIDSRLRSLTASDAPCIKEAIERAQVLRHDSPAAFAFPYHYIWTSLLPSWWMESNDTLFLFAKSPDGWFMLLPPLGAGPLDQAVDQAFALMHQWNGRSPVSRIENVTESQKRLLERDGVSFRKKDGDYLYSAAALAAMAGDHYKSQRGLCNRAGRDHAIAIEPYRAEYGGDCALLHRRWADQKRQGNLDRVGKLLLEDAEAAHARVLREHEQIGLSGTVAKINHDIAAYTFGYWLTPHTWAILLEVADRSIPGLAQWVFRETCRTAMAKGAVYINAMDDAGLPGLRRAKLGYRPMAVIENWTMTDFLR, from the coding sequence ATGAATCTCATTACATTGGATTCCAAACTTCTTATGAGGACGCTGCCCCAGTTGGTGCCTGATTCAACGTGTTTACGCTGTGATGTCTGCTGCCGTTTTCCGGAAGCGGACAGTTTTTTGCGCCCATACTTTACGCGCCAAGAAATCGCCGATGCCGTGAGGCATGGAGTGTCCGATTCGTTCTTTCCCGACAAGTCCGGCACGCAGGTCAATCTCGTCGAGAATTCGGCAGGTGAGGGCTATCTCTGTCCTGCTTTTGATGGAGCGTCCGGCCGGTGTGGAATCTACGACGTGCGCCCGTTGGATTGTCAACTCTATCCGCTGGCACTGATGTGGGATGCCTCGGGACAGGAAATCCTTCTTGGCTGGGATACCAAGTGCCCCTTTATGCGCGAAGAGTCGTCAGATGCGATTCGCGTCTATGCCGAGCATGCGGCAACTTTCTTGGAGTCAGACCCCATTGTTGAGAGGATTGTTGCTCACCCTCGTCTGATTGGCCCCTTTCAGGATGATGTGGTCGTTCTCAGGACACTTTCTCACCTGACCGCCCGTCTCGCACCAAGGCGAATTGATTCTCGCCTCCGATCATTGACGGCCTCGGACGCGCCGTGTATCAAGGAGGCGATCGAACGAGCTCAGGTGCTCCGCCATGACTCGCCGGCCGCCTTCGCATTCCCGTACCACTACATATGGACGTCGCTACTCCCGTCATGGTGGATGGAATCCAATGATACGTTGTTTCTCTTCGCGAAATCTCCAGACGGGTGGTTCATGCTGCTGCCACCGCTCGGGGCGGGTCCTTTGGATCAGGCCGTCGATCAAGCCTTTGCATTGATGCATCAGTGGAATGGGCGGTCGCCGGTGAGTCGAATCGAAAACGTGACGGAGTCACAAAAACGCCTCTTGGAACGCGACGGGGTTTCGTTCAGGAAGAAGGATGGGGACTATCTGTACTCCGCCGCTGCGCTTGCTGCAATGGCAGGAGACCACTATAAATCCCAACGGGGGCTTTGCAATCGAGCCGGCCGAGACCACGCCATCGCGATCGAACCGTATCGTGCTGAATATGGAGGTGATTGCGCGCTCCTGCATCGACGGTGGGCCGACCAAAAACGTCAGGGGAATCTCGATCGCGTGGGGAAGCTGCTGTTGGAGGATGCCGAAGCCGCCCATGCTCGTGTCTTGCGAGAACATGAGCAAATTGGGCTGTCGGGTACAGTGGCCAAAATCAACCATGACATTGCAGCGTATACGTTCGGTTACTGGCTGACTCCTCACACCTGGGCCATCTTGTTGGAAGTTGCGGATCGTTCGATCCCAGGTCTCGCTCAGTGGGTTTTTCGCGAAACCTGTCGAACCGCGATGGCCAAAGGGGCTGTCTATATCAATGCCATGGACGATGCAGGCCTTCCCGGGCTGCGCAGGGCTAAGCTGGGATATCGCCCCATGGCCGTCATTGAAAATTGGACCATGACGGATTTTCTACGATGA
- a CDS encoding glutathione S-transferase N-terminal domain-containing protein yields MTLTLFHVDWCPECDVVRDKLAELGVAYEAVVVPDSRRMRTQVYDASGQYYVPVIKDGDLVLTETADILAYLDERYGARAEGSASSTQFQSQARTTPDASGPDDEFPSCRIN; encoded by the coding sequence GTGACACTCACGCTTTTCCATGTTGATTGGTGTCCGGAGTGCGACGTCGTCCGCGACAAGCTGGCCGAGTTGGGAGTGGCGTATGAAGCTGTCGTCGTGCCCGACAGCAGACGAATGCGGACGCAAGTCTACGATGCGTCCGGTCAGTATTATGTGCCGGTCATCAAGGACGGAGATCTCGTTCTGACGGAAACCGCAGACATTCTGGCCTATCTGGATGAGCGATACGGAGCCCGCGCCGAAGGGTCCGCATCATCGACACAGTTTCAGTCGCAGGCCCGAACGACGCCCGACGCGTCGGGCCCGGACGACGAATTCCCTTCTTGCAGGATCAACTGA
- a CDS encoding KamA family radical SAM protein: MEDWRQVLAESIVKAKDLADRFGLDEKEVEAIVGPYPMRITPTVLETIKSPGDAIWKQVIPDAAELDDLEADDDPLEEDLMSPVPHLVHRYPDRVLLMVTNQCPIYCRFCTRKRLVGKPGFLKKGELDRAIQYLREHTEVRDVILSGGDPLLLPDHLLERVLKALRTIPHLELIRIGSRVPGTLPQRITPKLCELVKQYHPIYMNLHFNHPDELTPEVKAACGRLADAGVPLGAQTVLLKGVNDDPEIMKRLVHQLLLARVKPYYLYQADLTKGTNHFRTTVETGLNIIKALQGHTSGMAVPHFVIDAPGGGGKIPLLPNNYLVHLDKDGALLRNYENKSFHYPQPKAEHGRELPMLDARSSRDDAEEAYVACGDSYPDRDGYAAWGNSCGGDSDDL; encoded by the coding sequence ATGGAAGACTGGAGACAAGTCCTAGCCGAAAGTATCGTAAAGGCCAAAGATCTGGCGGATCGGTTCGGCCTCGACGAGAAGGAGGTGGAAGCGATCGTCGGCCCGTATCCCATGCGGATCACGCCGACCGTACTCGAGACGATCAAATCACCGGGGGATGCCATCTGGAAACAGGTGATCCCTGACGCGGCGGAGTTGGACGACCTTGAAGCCGACGATGATCCGCTCGAAGAAGACCTCATGAGCCCGGTACCCCATCTCGTGCACCGCTATCCGGACCGGGTACTGCTCATGGTCACCAACCAATGTCCGATCTACTGCCGGTTCTGCACCAGGAAACGGTTGGTCGGCAAACCTGGGTTCCTCAAGAAGGGCGAATTGGACCGCGCCATCCAGTATCTTCGCGAACACACGGAGGTGCGCGACGTCATTCTCTCGGGCGGTGACCCGCTGTTGCTCCCTGATCATCTGCTCGAACGTGTGCTGAAAGCGCTTCGGACGATTCCGCACTTGGAGCTCATACGGATTGGGTCACGAGTCCCCGGAACGTTGCCACAACGGATCACGCCGAAGCTCTGTGAGTTAGTAAAACAGTACCATCCGATCTATATGAACCTACACTTCAACCATCCCGACGAACTCACCCCTGAAGTCAAAGCGGCCTGTGGCAGGCTTGCAGATGCCGGCGTTCCGTTGGGCGCCCAAACAGTTCTCCTCAAAGGGGTGAACGACGATCCGGAAATCATGAAACGTCTCGTCCATCAACTGCTCCTGGCACGGGTGAAACCCTACTACCTGTATCAAGCGGACCTGACGAAGGGCACCAATCATTTCCGAACCACGGTCGAAACTGGGTTGAATATTATCAAGGCCCTGCAAGGGCACACGAGTGGAATGGCCGTGCCTCATTTTGTGATCGATGCGCCCGGCGGCGGAGGAAAGATCCCTTTATTGCCGAACAATTACTTGGTACATCTTGATAAAGACGGCGCGCTTCTCCGTAATTACGAGAACAAATCATTCCACTATCCGCAGCCCAAGGCTGAGCACGGGCGCGAACTTCCGATGCTTGATGCGCGATCATCGCGTGATGATGCAGAAGAGGCCTATGTGGCCTGCGGTGATAGTTACCCTGATCGCGATGGCTATGCCGCCTGGGGCAACAGCTGCGGCGGAGATTCGGACGACCTGTGA
- a CDS encoding 2'-deoxycytidine 5'-triphosphate deaminase, with product MTTHSRRAGILPYQDIKRLIANKAISASPAVEDRQIQPASLDLRLGRKAYRLISSFLPELSAISSRLNVLDFYQSDLVMYEMDLTDGAILEKGHVYLVPLLEQLALPQTIRARANPKSTTGRLDVFTRVVTDLTAGFDEIRAGYQGRLFLEVVPRSFAIKVRTGQSLNQIRFVCGESTVSDRTLQTLHRSTPLLYHNVPSDKIIGSRGFRAERGLFLRIDLKGTDQADSRVIGYRAKKNSHVIDLAKVGHYAAADFWEPLHRHRHDSLLLEPEEFYILASKERICVPAGYAAEMVAYEAACGELRTHYAGFFDPGFGYGSKGEIKGTQVVLEVRPHDVPFLIHDGQTFFKVVYDKMMGLPTQLYGSLLGSSYQQQTLTLSKHFKV from the coding sequence GTGACAACTCATTCACGCCGCGCCGGCATTCTTCCCTATCAAGACATCAAACGCCTGATCGCGAATAAAGCCATCAGTGCATCTCCCGCAGTTGAAGACAGGCAGATCCAACCGGCCAGCCTTGATCTCCGTCTGGGCCGTAAAGCCTATCGGCTTATCAGCAGCTTCTTGCCGGAACTCTCGGCCATTTCCTCCAGATTGAATGTGCTGGATTTCTATCAATCGGACCTCGTGATGTACGAGATGGACCTGACCGACGGTGCCATTCTGGAAAAGGGCCATGTCTATCTCGTTCCGTTGCTGGAGCAGCTGGCTCTGCCGCAAACAATTCGTGCACGGGCAAACCCCAAAAGCACGACGGGTCGTCTGGATGTGTTCACCCGTGTGGTCACCGATCTCACCGCCGGATTTGATGAAATCCGGGCCGGCTACCAGGGCCGGCTCTTCCTGGAAGTGGTTCCTCGCTCGTTTGCCATCAAGGTGCGCACTGGGCAGTCGCTGAACCAAATCCGATTTGTCTGTGGCGAGTCTACCGTTTCGGACCGAACTCTTCAGACACTTCATCGGAGCACACCGTTGCTGTATCACAATGTGCCCTCCGATAAGATTATCGGCAGCAGAGGCTTTCGCGCCGAACGGGGTTTGTTCCTCCGCATCGATCTGAAAGGCACGGATCAAGCCGACTCCCGTGTGATCGGATACCGCGCGAAAAAGAACAGCCACGTGATCGACCTTGCCAAAGTCGGCCACTATGCGGCGGCCGATTTTTGGGAACCCCTCCATCGTCATCGCCATGACAGTTTGCTATTGGAGCCGGAAGAGTTCTATATCCTTGCTTCGAAGGAGCGCATCTGCGTGCCGGCCGGCTATGCTGCTGAAATGGTCGCCTATGAAGCAGCCTGTGGAGAGCTGCGGACCCACTATGCCGGTTTCTTTGACCCAGGCTTCGGCTATGGGTCGAAAGGAGAGATCAAAGGCACACAAGTCGTGCTGGAGGTCCGCCCCCACGACGTGCCATTCTTGATCCATGACGGACAGACTTTTTTCAAGGTCGTCTATGACAAGATGATGGGGCTGCCGACACAACTCTACGGATCATTACTGGGATCATCCTATCAACAACAAACGTTGACGCTCAGCAAGCATTTCAAAGTCTGA
- a CDS encoding TIGR04282 family arsenosugar biosynthesis glycosyltransferase has translation MPNPRLSTQPASSAQRDEHPTLRTALVIFAKAPIPGQVMTRLCPPLIADEAATLHGSFVLDTLERTKAAVGKLPIERYLACAPSSTHVFFKILEERHGVKLIDQVGHDLGTRMNQTVATLFAGGYRRVIVIGTDVPTLPLDRFKQALTLLEHHDVALGPTFDGGYYLIGLNQTCPELFADIPWSSEHVLGFTQEKAATLGLQTVLIEPWRAVDTFDDLQALIKASIADGKKPKNDRVFSSRTTGVLQLLAKRLSLRA, from the coding sequence ATGCCGAACCCTCGTCTCAGCACTCAGCCCGCATCGTCCGCTCAGCGAGACGAGCATCCGACGCTCCGTACCGCATTGGTGATATTCGCCAAGGCACCGATTCCCGGCCAGGTAATGACGCGCCTCTGTCCGCCGCTCATTGCCGACGAAGCGGCTACCCTGCACGGCAGTTTCGTACTCGACACACTCGAACGGACAAAGGCCGCGGTCGGGAAACTGCCGATCGAACGCTATCTAGCCTGTGCGCCATCTTCCACCCACGTGTTTTTCAAAATTCTGGAGGAGCGGCACGGTGTGAAGTTGATCGACCAAGTCGGCCACGACCTCGGTACACGTATGAACCAGACTGTTGCAACACTATTCGCCGGAGGATACCGGCGGGTCATCGTTATCGGGACGGACGTGCCGACACTTCCGCTCGACCGTTTCAAACAGGCCCTGACCCTGCTGGAACATCACGATGTCGCGCTCGGTCCCACCTTCGATGGAGGTTATTATCTCATCGGCCTAAATCAGACATGCCCCGAGCTCTTCGCTGATATTCCCTGGTCGTCTGAGCACGTGCTCGGATTCACCCAAGAGAAAGCGGCCACGCTTGGACTTCAGACCGTCTTGATCGAGCCCTGGCGTGCGGTCGATACTTTTGACGATCTTCAAGCCCTCATCAAGGCCAGCATCGCTGACGGCAAGAAACCCAAGAATGATCGGGTTTTTTCAAGTCGTACCACCGGCGTGTTGCAACTACTCGCCAAACGACTGAGTTTAAGAGCATAA
- a CDS encoding SDR family oxidoreductase — MDERVALITGGAKGIGRGIALDLAARRWKIAFCYRSSEAAAQETAQDITRQGGQALAIRCDVSDPIAAKNLAAQVENHWGRIDVLINGAGPYHRVNIFDETVEGWNEMFDGNLHPIFYLVQAVAPGMKARKAGRIISFSMANADQMEAQADVTAHYIAKAGVLILTRTLAKLLAPYGITVNAISPGFIDSGSAPPQELAAMTKRIPAGYIGTVEDTVAAVRYLLSEDARYVNGANIQISGAWGI; from the coding sequence ATGGATGAACGTGTGGCACTCATTACCGGAGGGGCCAAAGGCATTGGACGAGGTATCGCGCTCGACCTCGCCGCCCGCCGTTGGAAGATTGCCTTCTGCTATCGGAGCAGCGAAGCAGCGGCACAGGAAACGGCACAGGACATTACGCGGCAAGGAGGACAGGCCCTGGCGATTCGCTGCGATGTTTCAGACCCCATAGCCGCCAAGAATCTGGCAGCGCAGGTAGAAAACCACTGGGGGCGGATCGACGTTCTGATCAACGGAGCCGGTCCTTATCACCGAGTGAACATTTTCGACGAGACGGTCGAGGGGTGGAACGAGATGTTCGACGGCAATCTGCACCCTATTTTCTATCTTGTGCAGGCTGTGGCGCCAGGCATGAAGGCCCGCAAGGCCGGCCGGATCATCAGCTTCAGTATGGCGAATGCAGACCAGATGGAAGCGCAGGCCGATGTGACCGCCCACTATATCGCCAAAGCCGGAGTGCTCATCCTCACGCGCACGTTGGCCAAACTATTGGCGCCATATGGCATTACTGTCAATGCCATCTCGCCGGGCTTCATCGACTCGGGCAGCGCGCCACCGCAGGAACTTGCAGCCATGACCAAGCGCATTCCGGCCGGCTACATCGGTACGGTTGAGGACACCGTTGCAGCTGTCCGTTACCTGCTCAGCGAGGACGCACGGTATGTGAATGGTGCGAATATTCAAATTAGCGGGGCGTGGGGGATATAG
- a CDS encoding tautomerase family protein: protein MPLWKVYHPAGAYTAEDKREMAKRITEVYASIPLPKFYVVHIFEEVPKGSCFVGGEPHDRFVRFKVDQIARTLPGPILREWWIKTLDKVIAPFVKDRGYDWEISIDETPFDLWSLQGELPAPFESVAEKRWVKENRASAYTLDEKLPINLVLTPGIADR from the coding sequence ATGCCATTGTGGAAAGTCTACCATCCGGCGGGAGCGTATACGGCAGAGGACAAAAGGGAAATGGCAAAGCGCATCACAGAGGTGTACGCAAGCATTCCCCTCCCGAAGTTCTATGTCGTCCATATCTTCGAGGAAGTGCCCAAGGGGTCCTGCTTTGTAGGCGGCGAACCGCACGACCGATTTGTGCGATTCAAGGTCGATCAAATTGCCAGGACACTGCCCGGTCCGATTCTGAGAGAATGGTGGATCAAGACACTGGATAAAGTGATTGCTCCCTTTGTGAAGGACAGAGGCTATGACTGGGAGATATCCATCGATGAAACACCCTTTGACCTGTGGTCGCTTCAAGGGGAGTTGCCTGCCCCCTTCGAGTCTGTGGCGGAGAAGCGATGGGTAAAGGAAAACAGAGCTAGCGCATATACGCTGGACGAGAAGCTTCCGATCAACTTGGTCCTCACCCCAGGCATTGCGGACCGGTAG